In the Periophthalmus magnuspinnatus isolate fPerMag1 chromosome 11, fPerMag1.2.pri, whole genome shotgun sequence genome, ATATGGATGACATGTCTTGCTCAGTGACACAGCAACAGTGGGTGATGGTTGGAGATGGGATCAACAAACAACGTCTTCTCTGCCACGTGAACCACTGTAGACTACTTCTAAAGATGCTCTTGTGTCTATTATATTGTGTGTGTTAAAGAGAAGGATACTGTTGTCTGTAATGTCTGTCTGCGTCCTGGAGCCACTGCATCATATCAGCAACAGACGGCACTGTGGCTGATCGTTCTGTTAAAACTGAGATGTCCAGAGTTTGACTGAGCTGCTCTTGGATCTGAAACACGGAGGAAACCTGTGAACTGATTGAGTCCCGCACAGACTGAAGAGACGagctgagggagagaggagaagaggagagatctGCTGAGGCATATGCAcaaagaaattactcaaataactgtaaataataacaaacactTCAAAGTCATTatacaaatgtttattattgttattatttccaCATAGATTTCAATATAAGGGGATTATATGGATATtacaataaatgtattttattcttagCAGAAATGGTCCAATGTGGAGCTGCTTTGAGCTGATAGTGATATCACATATTTGACTTGCTGCTGTGGCCGATAACTAAAAAATGGTTCTCTGCGATTATCTTTGATTATGTAAATTTTAatcagtgacataaagtagtttcagtactatcgcttatcacaatatttctctgtagcgatatatcgttCTTCAAACTTTGCTATCATGGCAGGTCTACTTAGGTGACtgaaatttaaatgtttgtacagTGTCTTGGGTCTCTCGAAAAGTTAAGAACTTGATTGTTCCAGTAGAGAAATGATTATTATCATAGCATTATGTGCacccatatttttatattatttataggTAAAATAATTCGAAGTATTAGAAAAGCAAAAAGAAAGCATGATTCATTAAGAAAGTGTAATATGTAATTGTTATCTTTAAACCTACCTACTTTATAAATGAATACCTAATTTTATATCTTGGAAGACCAGTATAAACAAGTGCTTACAGCTTCTCGTGGAGTTTGCCCATGACTGTGTCCGTGGCATGGTGAAGTTTGAACCTCAGTTTTTCCTCCAGATCTGGAAACACTTTGAGCGGCGTTTTGTACAAATCCACTTTAGACAGCGCCACAAACTGCTCCGCTAAGTTTCCCAGTGAAACCATCAGCGGACCGCACTCGTCCAGCACCGTCCGCCACGTTCTTTGGTTGTTTTCAATACATTGGAAAGCCTTTCTAAGCGCCTGATGTAGCGGCGTTAATGACATTTGCGACATTTGTATGTCTTGTTAAAAATTCATGCATAAAAACTCTGTATTCTTTACATTTTGTATCGTTTTCTCGCTCGCCACGCTGCTGCCATGTTGATTAGCTCCACTTCCGCTTCTGTTTTCCGTAAACATTAAAGTCCTGAACTGTGATAGGTCAAAAATTGAGTTTACTTGACGTGAGAAAAACGTCTCTTCTTATTGGTTGTTGTTGGCCTTTGGCTCCGCCCTGCGCCAAGATTTGAAAATTGCTCCGCGGAGAAGGAGGCAGACGGTGCACCGGCCGAAAATACAACAAGAAGAAGACAAAACACAGATAAAGGTAAATATATTAGTTTCGGTATGcattataaatcaaataatcAAGTCTGCGTCTTAAATGGAGCATTTACTGGTCTATACAACAATGAAATTAACGCGGAAAGCCAAAGCCATCGGCAAATAGCATTAGCACGTTAGCAATAGTTGGTTAACAGCATTTTTGTTCAAGTTGTTTGATAATTTTCTAAAACGCACTTTAATGCAAATTGACAAAATTAAATGTCGCCTTTATATTTACTAGCggattattttatgtttcagcCATGGCTCCCAGGAAAAGGACTACGAAGCAGCCCAAAAGCAACCCCAAGACAGCCAAACTCGAAGCTTTTCTTGATGATTTTGATAGCGAAGGTAAGCCATGTAAAATACTTCATTGTGAATCATGTAACACTATGTAAGATTTGTTATCAGTTTAAGGACGAGAAAAACAGTGATGGTGCAATTAGTACCTCacttgcaaaaacaaaacaaaactgttaccTTCACAAAAGTACATTTGCCTAGTAAACACAGTCTTGTACtagtttgtctgtgtaatcctagTCTCCAGGTATCCTCTATTGCTGAATACAATTGAATTGAGTCTACCCTGCCTTTAGACGGAtatgtcagaactgaagaagcatgAAGGATGATGTGTGTTTACTCCTATAggcttttgttcagttgacgaAATTGGTATTTAATATTTTGCCTATGTTTGATGAAGTCATGTGAGCCTAACCTGTATCTGTTGTTGTCACAGTGAAGACACGAGTGGTGCAGTTGAAGGAGAAGCTGAGCCAGCTGTTGAAGGACGTGGATAATGGATACAACATGGCCATTATCAAACTGCCCAAAGCCGTCAGACAACTCAACTGGATTGAGCACTGCAGTCAGTTTAAACACAAACGCTACAAACACAAACGCTACAGTcaggtttaaagggcccatatcagactattttctgatctctgttctaatgttgtttcctcatcagaaacagaactggagttgtgttttgtttcattcacacatgtttaacacacaaaccctacatatttaggctgacttcttctctcaaacaaaaaatgccGTTTTTCAATtgtggtaataaaggaagtgctccactgtgtttttaaacgccacacacctgcagtagaatcatttggatgatttcagccaaaTGATTCAGGAACTGCCACTCTCTACTGACCTAAAGGTAagaagtagctgttaacttgaaaactaccacttcatgacatcacaaggtgacacagagcattttgagctttggagatttggacagactaataataaagggttactcaaacgtgtgtgaatgaaacaaaacacaactccaggtctgttttcgatGAGGTAGCAACACTGCataacatgggttaaagctcacaagagtctgtgtaatataggacctttaaatacaagCACTACAGTCAGGTTTCAATACAAACACACCTGAAACGTATCTATCTATcgtaagtatttatttataaatgagTTTTCTTCACCCAGTTTAATTTGGCAAATGTCATCATTAAGGTTGTAATTATTGATTATTATAGTCTTTGATTTAGTTCTcagattattttacatttgaacgACTCAAATAATATTGcagtcttaaaaaaataaaattaaattgtagccaaaaaaaatgtgcatttccttctctctgtcttccttcccctctgtctcgctctctctctctccctctctgtccctctctcgtATGGATGGATGGTCATtgatatttttcagtttattgtTACAAAACCCATTTTTACTGATTCATCTGAATATTTCCTGATTTGTGGTCTTTTGTTCAGAGTCAGAGAAGCCAAAATCTCCTGAAGTGGATAACGTGAAGGTGAGAGAGAGCACTGATGTGCATTTAAGACTATTACtatattttagtattgtttttaaaatgccttttttccaccatattaattattttttcagagaGAAGAGCAGGCGGCCATTGTGGAGAGTGTTGTGGCTGAGGACCATGCTGTGCTTCTGCAGACGGTGAAGAAAAgtaagtttttatttcacttatgCGTTTGTTTTGcttgaggagaaaaaaaagtaactgAGGAATTAAAGGCTGTATATGGCCTATTTGTTGTGTCCAGTTCCCATCATGAATaatgaaacagaacaaaactTAAGTTTGGACATGACACGTGGGTCAAATTGTCTCACTGCTTGAGTTAATTCATTGTTTTATCCACAGCTTCAAAGAAAAAGGGCAGCTCCAAATCCAGCTCAGAGGATGAGACTCCGAGCACCACCCGAAAGGTACAAAATGCACACATGCATACCAgaaagtgtatatataaatggacatagctaacctgctagctgccacgttccaaataggatcatgggtgtgcttctgactctaattcactttacattagaaaactgtggcccctctctctgtaactgctgctatcagacttgtcgttttggtcttaaaattaatattaacccactctacatgatcctagtatttttatttcactattgtgtctgtaaatcaagatatgaacattaataacacacaaatcaggtgccttctttccccgaggtcactcccgctagcgtagtttgattgacaacattgctaagtgcctgccaAACCTgcagtgtgggtgggaaggggcattaccttcaacagccttgctctggattggctcttttgttgctatgatacttacggtcggaattccaaatatggaaccgggctccaaattcacccctggattgctctagcctcaatgagctgcATTTGAcaggagctgaacactgtgggtgacgtcacactcagtccacttcttttatacagtttatgacacGCActcacacctacacacacaggcacatctCTCACTTTACACTAGAGATTTGAGTTTCAtctaatttaatgtttttttgttttgtttttttattcagacGAGAGCAACAAAGAAACCTCCGACGACATCCAAACGAGCGAAGGCCCTGTCTGTGAACAAACAGAACTCCACCATCCGCAGGTTAGGCCCCTGTGACGAGAGGGAAGAATCATGGGGTATTTGACTGGATGTGTGTTCAGATGAGTTAATGTGCACGACCAGTCAAAGATGAatgtttttactactttctacattttataaacacacggaagacatcaaatatatgaagtaatatatatggaattatggagtaaagacaaaatgtaaaatctctactaaatatttctaAACAAGGCAAATGGTGGCttctttgaggatttgaattgagttatttcacttttttcctttcctttccttttccatatatcttacttcatatatctgatgtcttctgtgtggttataaaatgtaaaaagtaaaccaaaaacattgaatgagaaagTGTGTTCAAACATTTGCCTGCACTGTTTCAAGCCAAAATGTACACTCCCAAACAATAATGAGCTCCTATATTTccccattttaaaatgttttaattaatagTATTACTTTTTCCAAACTacaacaaattatatttttggggcattttaatatttaaaaatagttaATGCTGTAATCCCTTTACAAGTTTCCCAGCTGGCAACACAATAATGCTGATTTCTATAGAGTAAATAAAGTCATGTAGCATagttgttatgttatgttatccAGATATTTGAATCAGTGGAACTTTTGGCTCTTTGAAGTGAACTAAtgcaaaagattcagatcccttAAACGAGCCGTTTAAAAGACTGGattttgtcatataaatacatattaaaagaGCAAGTTTGAGAACTCATttaatctacaaactaatcacagagaaatgACCCAGGcttagatttgtttaaaatggttcaaagtgggagtgagtttaccctttggaattaggAATACTCTATATGAAACGTTTCACTACagtaatgatgataataataataattaataacaataacaaacatgACTATTATGTTGCCAAACaagctttgtgcacaaatctctcacttgtgtcgcctgctctgattCTGTTCTGAATCTTGTGTCGGTCCAGGGTTTATCTGTGTAAAAATGCCTAAAAattagaaaaagatttggttcttctAAAAAGAGATCAGATTCCAACTGTTCGTTCATCGAACCCTCTGTCTGTTGTTTTCAGGTCAAACCGAAAGCCTTTAGTGACTCCAGCGAGGACCATGATGGACTCGTCCATCATGATGGGCCCCACCCCCCTCGTCACGCCCCGCTTTGACCCCAGGTACGACTCTGCTTATGGAAAGAACAgattacattttcatttgaatatctagtattaaactataacatttacatatttttactgtaagctgcaatattgatctaaaacggcttAGTACGGAAtcacaatattttttactttaaacaaaaataaaattagacaaaattgatccaaatgtgttatgtaactgctCTCACCTCTGAAGTAACAACTAAACCTCAACtgaagttcaaacattctgggACTTTTTGGGCAACAACGACCTGTAAATAGTCTAATTACATCAGTGTAAATGTTCAACCAGGATCTCGACTGAACCAGTATTTTGAAGCTGATACCTAATCCAGCACATTTGACCAGTATCTGACCAGTGCATCTCTATGAAACAGATTTTCAGAGTGAATGTTTTTCCACTCATCCAGTTAGTTTCTTTAGTTCTGATGCAGCTCTGGTAAAGGGTCTGGTTTAAAAATCTGTCTGAAAAGAAGAGCTAACGACACTAAAACAAGCAcattctgtttgtttacagttggACGTATATGTCATTAAGTCCATTGAACCTCCTAAGGTGTGAATTGTCACTGAGTTAGTCTTTACAGTCGTTCATATCCACCTAACAATCTGATTAgcgctgttgtgttttttattttagttgcaAATTCTTTTAGATAAAACTGAAGTTCTGATTTGCTCTTTaaaaatttattttgtttggtttaCCATTTTCCTACTCTCCGCTGAGGTGGTTCTTTCTGGTCCTTTTCTTATCCTCAGACTCCCCAAGACTCCGGCGGTGAGGGTCCCCCGACACAAAGAGCGCGTCTACAGCATCTCTGTGAACGGCTCGCCCATCGCTGGGGGCAACGACGACGTTGTCATCAGTGTCCCCATTGGCAacggagaggtgagaggaggactatctgctcctctgcatcctctgaccctctctgctcttctgctctGACCCCCTGAGCCTCAACTCTATATCTTCTGattctctgcatcctctgaattacctctctgaccctctcctctccattctTTGACCCCCCCTTTGACCCTAACCTGTGTTATGTTGTGTCCAGAGTATTCAGCTGTTGGCCAGTCAGATGGACTCTGTGGACCTGTCTCTGCTCGATGAGACGGCTCTGAGGAGTATTCAGCAGCTACAGGTTTGTGTTTAAATCTTgttagacattttttttcttactgaaCCTGAAATAATCAAGACAGATGATCTCTAGTACACTACAACAATACATTATTATGACCTTTTTAAAATTGGGGATGGGCTcatatggatttttaaaaaatcagatattttGGCTGCTGCTGTGTCCGATAACCAATCTTTGCCGATGCTGATAGTtggcttttaaaatccatagtgaGCCCACAACTGCAGCTGAAGTAAAGATcacaaatataatgtatttatctggaatataaaataatttgttatatgtccatttttactcaggagtctgtgcagaaaGCGCTCAGAGAATGGGGCagtgcaaaaaatataaatatgtatttgtatggAATGGCAATATCGACTTATAATGGGACTGATATATCACCTATCCCTAATTTTAAAATAGTGTCATTATTGTGTACAACTCAGGTTTGTTCCCTTTGTCTCCACAGAACCGCCTCACTTCTTTGTGTGGATTGTCGAAGTGACCCAcctcctgacctctgaccttatTTTATCTGAACAGttctttttagtgtttttagagGTTTGTGAAAGATTTGGAATGAATGAGTTTTATTCTGTGTATATATGCaatctattttgtattcattttgaaccacaaatgtgtttttatttacaaaccAGGTCTTGGTCTAAAACACCCACATTACAACTGCTTTAGTCACTGTACATATCGAAAATACTTTTTTGGTGTAAAACATGAGTAAAGCTCTGAACAAACCAtggtactgttttttttttgttttgtttgttttttcactcatacctttttattatttcaaataaCTTgaaattaaattcattttagATTTGGAGGTGCTGTGATTAGTCAAAATGTGAATTTATAGGTCGAATTCTCGCTGATAAAAATGCTGCTGACTGGGACCTGGGTGAGGGGTTTGGATCCTGTCCCTTCTGATAACTTTACTATCTAAATTGCCCTTTGGAAAGCCCTTTGAGTAAAACATAATTCACACCATTGACCTGAAATGGTTTAAAATCCCACTTGACCAAATGTTCCAACTGCAGAATAAGTAATTCATGTTTGCCGTCACTAGATGGCAGTGTTTAGTCACAAATGTTTTCTCCCATTCACTTTATTTTACCCCTCCACAATTAAAGTTTAGTTTCTGTTGTTAAACGCAACTTTGCACTAAAGGCACACTACGGAACATTTCTGGAGGGTTCGTCCTTTGCTTAATTGCTTTTACTCCAatattaaatcagacctattctgcaaaattgacttttcctTCTGTTTCCTtcctttaaccatgttctggttgtttcccttcaccatttactcatctgaagtaaatgtatttggagtgattcatccatgtttgagtaacatttaatcttttattttcaagaccTCATTTTGCtgatcagctcccattgggcagctttctaatggacttttttttttaaatttttttattatcaagtTATtaagttttagatgaatattgtgatttaaaatgcgcaaattataacaatgatccacgggtgtcattgattataaatatagagcacacacagacacaatagggctgattt is a window encoding:
- the c19h1orf109 gene encoding ribosome biogenesis protein C1orf109 homolog produces the protein MSQMSLTPLHQALRKAFQCIENNQRTWRTVLDECGPLMVSLGNLAEQFVALSKVDLYKTPLKVFPDLEEKLRFKLHHATDTVMGKLHEKLSSLQSVRDSISSQVSSVFQIQEQLSQTLDISVLTERSATVPSVADMMQWLQDADRHYRQQFVKRKSLLLTLRPDDFSQMESAPDRWNSLESPNTEHRITDMLCKVSFFTESQ
- the cdca8 gene encoding borealin, translating into MAPRKRTTKQPKSNPKTAKLEAFLDDFDSEVKTRVVQLKEKLSQLLKDVDNGYNMAIIKLPKAVRQLNWIEHCKSEKPKSPEVDNVKREEQAAIVESVVAEDHAVLLQTVKKTSKKKGSSKSSSEDETPSTTRKTRATKKPPTTSKRAKALSVNKQNSTIRRSNRKPLVTPARTMMDSSIMMGPTPLVTPRFDPRLPKTPAVRVPRHKERVYSISVNGSPIAGGNDDVVISVPIGNGESIQLLASQMDSVDLSLLDETALRSIQQLQNRLTSLCGLSK